In the Euphorbia lathyris chromosome 5, ddEupLath1.1, whole genome shotgun sequence genome, one interval contains:
- the LOC136231290 gene encoding uncharacterized protein → MLLRSSSTPILGSLISSVSDTPNNFHRSPSPYHQIGSFNFTSISCNSSPISPSVSDLGLRRAQSGSNLEGSASAYDDYQNLANPKKIPGRQKCSMLETIPSFSLDNSRGRFEEEDEEDGDYWSEIGDEEGGFEAEANGNLSNRAETVGLLDRSWNAGIEGERGFINEEMYLARGLGIDNNGNGSGGRGGGGGGGLHWTGGGDGGDRKGTEEYYKMMVQQNPGNPLLLRNYAQFLYQTKRDLLEAQEYYSRAILADPKDGEILSQYATLIWELNGNEEKTSSYHERAVQASPEDSHVHAAYASFLWEIEDDEDEFHSATGV, encoded by the exons ATGCTGCTAAGGAGCTCTTCCACTCCAATTCTTGGATCCCTAATCTCATCTGTATCAGACACTCCTAATAATTTCCACAGATCTCCATCTCCCTATCATCAAATTGGGTCTTTCAATTTCACCTCTATCTCTTGTAATTCGTCGCCAATTTCTCCTTCCGTCTCTGATTTAGGTCTCCGCCGAGCTCAGTCTGGTAGTAATCTTGAAGGATCCGCCTCGGCTTATGATGATTACCAAAATCTAGCCAATCCTAAGAAGATTCCGGGTAGACAAAAGTGTTCGATGTTGGAGACTATACCTTCCTTCTCACTTGATAATTCAAGAGGTCgatttgaagaagaagatgaagaagatggtgATTATTGGAGTGAGATTGGGGATGAGGAAGGTGGATTTGAAGCAGAAGCAAATGGTAATTTAAGTAATAGAGCAGAAACAGTAGGATTACTTGATAGAAGTTGGAATGCTGGTATTGAAGGGGAAAGAGGGTTCATTAATGAAGAAATGTATCTAGCAAGAGGGCTTGGAATTGACAATAACGGCAACGGCAGTGGTGGCCGTGGCGGAGGCGGTGGTGGTGGATTACATTGGACAGGTGGAGGAGATGGTGGGGATAGGAAAGGAACAGAGGAGTACTATAAAATGATGGTGCAGCAAAACCCCGGCAACCCTTTGTTGTTGAGAAACTATGCTCAATTTTTGTATCAG ACAAAGAGGGATCTTTTAGAAGCACAAGAGTATTACTCGAGAGCTATCTTAGCAGATCCTAAAGATGGTGAAATTCTGTCACAATATGCTACATTAATATGGGAATTGAATGGAAATGAAGAAAAAACTTCAAGCTACCACGAAAGAGCAGTGCAAGCTTCACCTGAAGACAG CCATGTGCATGCAGCATATGCAAGTTTTCTGTGGGAAATTGAGGACGATGAAGACGAGTTTCATTCAGCCACAGGTGTTTGA
- the LOC136229522 gene encoding nuclear transport factor 2 isoform X1, protein MMASPYQAPVSAFQVGSFFVGQYYHVLQQQPDLVHQFYTEDSTMIRVDGDSSESASTMLQIHTLAMSLNFTAIEIKTINALESLHGGVMVMVSGSVKTKEFNLKRKFVQSFFLAPQEKGYYVLNDIFQFFDEEMIYQPHPIPVSSEIIYQHHSNPLSSEDFRDTHLNGTSPIPEPPVSEYVLEEEAREYVNAVHIEDDPIDKYSLPEQHQQPDYETEIVVEGAPVEEAPASYHGTVNVVQDSPVTALDESAEEPQKKTYASILRVSKGQSSVSTLPSVKKSAPTTSDWNYVPPPAAQQPESVFTSVPDSGLEATEEVLGLDEGEPKSVYVRNLPSDVTAEEIEQEFKSFGRIKPDGVFIRNRKDVVGVCYAFVEFEDLVSVQNAIQASPIQLAGRQVYIEERRPNSGIASRGGRGRGRGRGGYQTDAPRGRFGSRGSGRGMNYDSSDYGRARGNGFYQRGGRYE, encoded by the exons ATGATGGCTAGTCCATACCAGGCGCCTGTTAGTGCTTTTCAG GTGGGTTCGTTCTTCGTAGGACAGTACTACCATGTGCTTCAACAACAACCTGACCTTGTTCATCAATTCTACACTGAGGATAGCACCATGATTCGTGTTGATGGCGATTCATCCGAGTCTGCTTCCACAATGCTG CAAATCCATACTCTTGCCATGTCTCTAAACTTTACTGCAATTGAGATCAAGACCATCAATGCCCTTGAGTCATTACATGGAGGTGTTATGGTGATGGTCTCTGGTTCTGTTAAAACTAAGGAATTCAATTTGAAGAGAAAATTTGTGCAGTCCTTTTTCCTGGCTCCACAAGAGAAGGGTTATTACGTTCTTAATGATATTTTCCAGTTTTTTGATGAAGAAATGATTTACCAGCCACATCCAATTCCCGTATCATCAGAAATTATATACCAGCACCATTCAAATCCACTATCATCTGAGGACTTCAGGGATACACACCTGAATGGTACAAGCCCTATTCCAGAGCCACCAG TTTCTGAGTATGTTTTGGAGGAAGAAGCTAGAGAATATGTGAACGCAGTCCATATAGAAGATGATCCAATAGACAAGTACAGTCTCCCAGAGCAACATCAGCAGCCAGACTATGAGACTGAAATTGTTGTTGAAGGAGCTCCAGTTGAGGAGGCACCTGCTTCATATCATGGCACTGTGAATGTTGTGCAAGATTCCCCGGTTACTGCACTAGATGAATCTGCAGAAGAACCTCAAAAGAAAACTTATGCTTCTATT CTAAGAGTTTCTAAGGGGCAGTCATCAGTTTCTACTTTGCCATCTGTGAAAAAGAGTGCTCCAACTACCTCTGATTGGAATTACGTACCACCACCTGCAGCTCAACAACCGGAGTCTGTATTTACTTCTGTTCCTGATTCTGGACTTGAAGCAACAGAGGAAGTTTTGGGGCTAGATGAAG GTGAACCAAAATCTGTGTATGTGAGAAACTTGCCCTCCGATGTTACTGCTGAGGAAATTGAGCAGGAGTTTAAGAGCTTTGGCAGAATCAAGCCTGATGGTGTGTTCATCAGAAACCGAAAG GATGTTGTTGGCGTTTGCTACGCCTTTGTCGAGTTTGAAGACCTCGTTAGTGTTCAAAATGCAATCCAG GCATCTCCAATACAGTTGGCTGGACGGCAAGTATACATCGAGGAGCGAAGACCAAACAGTGGAATTGCTTCACGAGGTGGAA GAGGAAGGGGAAGAGGCAGAGGTGGTTATCAGACAGATGCACCAAGGGGACGTTTTGGTTCACGTGGTTCGGGAAGAGGAATGAATTATGATAGCAGTGATTACGGCAGAGCAAGAGGCAATGGTTTCTATCAGCGGGGTGGCCGATACGAGTGA
- the LOC136229522 gene encoding nuclear transport factor 2 isoform X2 has protein sequence MMASPYQAPVSAFQVGSFFVGQYYHVLQQQPDLVHQFYTEDSTMIRVDGDSSESASTMLQIHTLAMSLNFTAIEIKTINALESLHGGVMVMVSGSVKTKEFNLKRKFVQSFFLAPQEKGYYVLNDIFQFFDEEMIYQPHPIPVSSEIIYQHHSNPLSSEDFRDTHLNGTSPIPEPPVSEYVLEEEAREYVNAVHIEDDPIDKYSLPEQHQQPDYETEIVVEGAPVEEAPASYHGTVNVVQDSPVTALDESAEEPQKKTYASILRVSKGQSSVSTLPSVKKSAPTTSDWNYVPPPAAQQPESVFTSVPDSGLEATEEVLGLDEGEPKSVYVRNLPSDVTAEEIEQEFKSFGRIKPDGVFIRNRKDVVGVCYAFVEFEDLVSVQNAIQASPIQLAGRQVYIEERRPNSGIASRGGRGRGRGGYQTDAPRGRFGSRGSGRGMNYDSSDYGRARGNGFYQRGGRYE, from the exons ATGATGGCTAGTCCATACCAGGCGCCTGTTAGTGCTTTTCAG GTGGGTTCGTTCTTCGTAGGACAGTACTACCATGTGCTTCAACAACAACCTGACCTTGTTCATCAATTCTACACTGAGGATAGCACCATGATTCGTGTTGATGGCGATTCATCCGAGTCTGCTTCCACAATGCTG CAAATCCATACTCTTGCCATGTCTCTAAACTTTACTGCAATTGAGATCAAGACCATCAATGCCCTTGAGTCATTACATGGAGGTGTTATGGTGATGGTCTCTGGTTCTGTTAAAACTAAGGAATTCAATTTGAAGAGAAAATTTGTGCAGTCCTTTTTCCTGGCTCCACAAGAGAAGGGTTATTACGTTCTTAATGATATTTTCCAGTTTTTTGATGAAGAAATGATTTACCAGCCACATCCAATTCCCGTATCATCAGAAATTATATACCAGCACCATTCAAATCCACTATCATCTGAGGACTTCAGGGATACACACCTGAATGGTACAAGCCCTATTCCAGAGCCACCAG TTTCTGAGTATGTTTTGGAGGAAGAAGCTAGAGAATATGTGAACGCAGTCCATATAGAAGATGATCCAATAGACAAGTACAGTCTCCCAGAGCAACATCAGCAGCCAGACTATGAGACTGAAATTGTTGTTGAAGGAGCTCCAGTTGAGGAGGCACCTGCTTCATATCATGGCACTGTGAATGTTGTGCAAGATTCCCCGGTTACTGCACTAGATGAATCTGCAGAAGAACCTCAAAAGAAAACTTATGCTTCTATT CTAAGAGTTTCTAAGGGGCAGTCATCAGTTTCTACTTTGCCATCTGTGAAAAAGAGTGCTCCAACTACCTCTGATTGGAATTACGTACCACCACCTGCAGCTCAACAACCGGAGTCTGTATTTACTTCTGTTCCTGATTCTGGACTTGAAGCAACAGAGGAAGTTTTGGGGCTAGATGAAG GTGAACCAAAATCTGTGTATGTGAGAAACTTGCCCTCCGATGTTACTGCTGAGGAAATTGAGCAGGAGTTTAAGAGCTTTGGCAGAATCAAGCCTGATGGTGTGTTCATCAGAAACCGAAAG GATGTTGTTGGCGTTTGCTACGCCTTTGTCGAGTTTGAAGACCTCGTTAGTGTTCAAAATGCAATCCAG GCATCTCCAATACAGTTGGCTGGACGGCAAGTATACATCGAGGAGCGAAGACCAAACAGTGGAATTGCTTCACGAG GAGGAAGGGGAAGAGGCAGAGGTGGTTATCAGACAGATGCACCAAGGGGACGTTTTGGTTCACGTGGTTCGGGAAGAGGAATGAATTATGATAGCAGTGATTACGGCAGAGCAAGAGGCAATGGTTTCTATCAGCGGGGTGGCCGATACGAGTGA